The DNA region cggctatgccgttgcccaatcgtgtgccgccacgtcgactgctcgctggcacggcgcgagcgcagcggcggcgagcctcgtcctcgccgctggTACGGACGGCGGCCTTCTTCCCcaccaccgttgcggatgctcttagtcaatagaatctcttttttatttttaaatttcaatctGGCAATCAATAAAATTCTATTTTCACTTTTATGTAGATCCTATATGTCATTATACTGTAAGACTCTACTCGTACTATATTTTGATTCAAAATCACACTACATGCAATTGTGAATTATCccaaattttacatttttattcaaaattacACTACATGCAATTGTGAATTATCCCGAACATTATATTTTCATTCAAAATTACAGTATATGCAATCGTGTATTATCCCGATTTGATATGCATTACGTGAATGAGTgaattggatttaattggatagATTATAATTAGTCCTAAAATAAATTCCACATATTTTAGGGTAAAATAAATTCACATATTTTAGGGTGGAGAATGCGAAAACGAATGGAGGCTGCCGAAAATAAAATTGCGAAGGAAAAAAAAACCCTCCCAAAAACTGTGTCTCAATCTCAAtccaccctctctctctcccgtTGTAAAAAATTGTGCTTTGTAGTCCTTCCTTTATCATCTTCCTCTTCCCCATccagaggagagagagagagggaaaaggagagagagagagagcagcgCCTGTGTTGTTGTGCGTGACTCGGTGACTGCAACGCACGTCGGTGCTACATCGACAGAGACCTTTTCATCGCCTCCTATCCAACTTCCATTTTTCGTTAAATTGATTTTGATTggtttatctctctctctctctgaggAAATTCGCTTTATTCTCACGGCATACCAAAAAAGCAAACCACAAATTTGATTTCCCCTTGAATGTTATCCGATTTCCCCCCAAATTAAGTGTCTCTCCAACTCTGGCGGACCTCAGAGGAACCCTAGCGTTCCTCGTCTCCTCGCTCGCCTCCGAATCGGACGCCTTCGGATTCAAATCGCGGCGGAAGAGCCACGGGTACCGCCGCCGGGGATCGAAAATGCTGTGGATAATGCGATTCTCAGGGTTCTTCTCCGCCGCGATGGTCATGATCGTCCTCTCCCCGTCTCTGCAGTCCTTCCACCCGGCGGAGGCGATTCGCTCCTCTCACGGCGGCGATTCCGATTCCAATTTCGATTCCAAATCCTACCTCCGCCTGCCGACGTCCGCCGCCGAGAAATTCACATTCCGCAGAGCGCCGGTTTTCCGCAATGCTGGCGATTGCCGCGCCTCGAGACTCGGGGAATCAAGCGTCTGCGATCCATCGCTGGTCCACGTGGCGATCACGCTCGATTTAGAGTACCTCCGAGGCTCAATCGCCGCCGTCCATTCGGTTCTCCAGCATTCGAAGTGCCCTGAGAGCGTCTTCTTCCATTTCCTGGTCTCGGAAACGTCTCTCGAATCGGTTGTCCGATCTACTTTCCCGGAATTGAAGTTCAAAGTGTACTATTTTGATCCAGAGAGAGTGCGTAATCTGATCTCTAGCTCCGTGAGGCAAGCGCTCGAGCAACCGCTTAACTACGCGAGAAACTACCTCGcggatcttctagaagcctgcGTCAATCGCGTCATCTACCTCGATTCCGATCTCGTCGTCGTCGACGACATCTCCAAGCTCTGGAGTACGGAGCTGGGGAAGAAAACGATCGGCGCGCCGGAGTACTGCCACGCGAACTTCACCAAATACTTCACGGAGCATTTCTGGTCGCGACCAGCCTTCTCCGGCGTATTCTCCGGCAGAAATCCGTGCTACTTCAACACCGGCGTGATGGTGATAGATCTGGCCAGATGGCGGCGGCTCGGCTACACCCGCCGAATCGAGCGGTGGATGGAGATCCAGAAGACCAGTGCGAGCCGGATCTACGAGCTCGGCTCGCTGCCGCCGTTTCTGCTCGTCTTCGCCGGGCAGGTGGCGCCGATCGAGCACCGGTGGAATCAGCACGGCCTCGGCGGCGATAATGTGCGCGGCAGCTGCCGTGACCTCCACGCTGGTCCCGTGAGCCTCCTCCACTGGAGCGGCAGCGGCAAGCCGTGGCTCCGGCTCGATTCGAAGCAGCCGTGCCCGCTCGACTCGCTCTGGGCGCCATTCGATTTGTACGGACATTGACggtgagaagaagaagaagaagaagagaagatttcacaaaatttatttttggcCGCCGGTAATTCCTTCAGTGACTGCTCCACTTTTTTACAATtacttcatgatttttttttctacagtttcacattttttattatgtttgatCATAGCCCcttttttgtttctttaattacttgtttattttgatgattgaCTTGTTACATTACTTGTCATGATCGATTTGTACCATATCATGTTTATTATTCTCTGTTTCTTGAAAAATAAAGTGAATGAGGAAGATATATACACTGTACACATTTCTGTTTTCATTTTCTTGaatttatttgtgtttattAAAGGGATTTTGTTAATTACGAAACTACCCCGGTATACAGAGTTGTCGGTGTCTGCATATGCCTAGTTTAGTAATTTCAATCAATGGTGTGTTTCTTGAACTTTCAAGTTGATGTCGTTTCATGAATTGGTGTTTGTCGTTTTCGTTTGCTATGTTGATGATGCAGAAATGGTGACAGGTTGGGCATAGTGGGTGGGTCTATGTAGACAATGATCATAGAATTTGTCTACTAGTATTAGTTTGTGAAAAAAATCAATGgttaatgttttgtttttgtggtAGGTGTCTAGTGATTCATATTCTATTGGGTTGATTGGAGCTCATTTGTTGGTGTGGAATGATTCTTTGCTCTCTCCCACTTTCTTAGATATCTCAAACTGATTACATGTTCTGTAAATAATTACCTCATATTCTATATTTATCATCTTTTCGtgattgtgtgtagtgtgtttttTGCACTTCATGGCCTTTAGTAGTTGTGAACATGTGATGAAATTTATGGAGGAAAAAAAGGTAGCACGAGATTCATTTGTGATGAAAgttgtgtttttttgtttgatatATCATGATCTAATCTAATCCCTTCGCAATATATTTTTCTCTGACAATACTAAATTTGTTGGTTTGTTTCTGTCGATTGTGGTTTTCTCATTTtgagatatttatagaatgttgTCTGTTTTTTTTGCCATATTTTAGAGGATACATGCTTTATTTTTGTTGTGATTAATCTGTGAAGAGTGTTTGATTGTTTTTGTTGAAGATTTGATTGATTTTGATGTCGGCAAAGGTAGtgttttgattgaatgattgttGTATGCACTAACAATAATTTGTGCATATTAATTTGCTGATGATGATGCTCTTAATTATAGAATTAGTGAATAgtctattatttattttgatgccGACTGATCGTCGAACAACGCATTACCACATGGTTCTTTCAATATTTTTGGaattgctatttgatattttaatatagtACAGATATAGGATTATAATCGTACGCAATCAAAGTTTAAAATGATGGCACAGATCGAATATAGGCTATaggattttgaaattttatcatttaaatttataatatatcaaatgaaaaataatgattttttaattaattatgccaTATTAACATTATTTCATATTGTTCCTTTTATATTTTAGCATATGATCATTCGTGAATGTTCTAGTATTAAAATGTTGGCCCAAATATAAATCctagttttatatagtaagggcatccacaacaagaatagcccagtcatagcacagctacaaactcctcctgccacatcatcagaactaaaaatccttctgccatatcatcaggacaagcaaatagcccagcaatagcctagtcacatcactcaaaattatataaaacaaataattgacaatcacacaaaatacagaattaaatttacgacaagATACAGGAaacttcaataataatattaaaattttaaaaattacattaattaaaaaaacacactttattaaaattaaaatagcatTACAACATTctcattaatgagtttgtcccacatcgaaagtgaaacataaaacattcaaggatgtctctataaaagagaaacaacgaagaatgattttgtcccacatcgaaagtggaacataaaacattcaaggatgtctttataaaagagaaacaaccaagaatgagtttgtccctcatcgaaagtggaacataaaacattcaaggatgtctctataaaagagaaacaaccaagaatgagtttgtcccacatcgaaagtggaacataaaacatttaaggatgtctctataaaagagaaacaaccaagaatgagtttgtcccacatcgaaaacattcaaggatgtctctataaaaatgaaacaacaaagaatgagtttgtcccacatcgaaagtggaacataaaacattcacgaatatctctataaaagagaaacaaccaagaatgagtttcataaaaaaaacattaaataaaaaaaattaaaaattccgctcgccgatcgggagcctgcaatagcggccagccgatcggcgtgcgctcgccgatttggcgctcgccggctgcaatagccggtccgctcgccgctattggagatgctctaacaaaaataaatatgggAGTAATAATTTTGGGAATGAGAACGTTACTGTCTCAAAAAATAAACTTAATGCCTAATGGGGATGTGGGGTTTGACATatgatttaataaaaataattgaagtagTATTATAAATGAATAAAGTCTCACCACCTTAAGAGCATTCACATTGGTGCTTGATGCggaggacggcgtccgtgccgctggcacggcactCCCCTGTCCGCCGCTGGCATGGctctgctcgatacatcgagcacgtccgtgggGAAGCCCCGACGCCGGCTCGAGCAGTTCCTAacgtcggccgcaaggaaggaagaagacgacggccaaccgccgttgcgccgcgactccatccgcccccgctcccgtgccacctcaaccccccaccaactcgttgtggacccttttggctcaactcaatttggccgataggtctcggatgactcccgagcaacttgattcacatttggcaatgatacggggtctccgaaaaacattggggatagggctAGAGGACTAGTCTTtcacgggggtattttttagcctttaattatgtaatttttaacttgtaggattttaattatgtattttttattttttattattttaatcatgtattttttattttgtaggattttaagtttgtaatttttattttttaggatttaattatgtaatttttatattttaatatatttttagtaattgaagtatttaaattaaataatagaatgatgggaCCCTTGAGTATGCCCTTGTGGAAGAGCATAGATGTGAGTGTTGTGTTATTGAGAAagaggagggagtataaaattaataaaaatgggtTCGGGCCCAATCCATGCTCTACCTTAGTAACGATTGATGTACATGTATTATGAGTGGATAGAAATGAAAAGTATAGTAAATTGATATAGATAGAATAATGTGGgtggggagcgttattctccttttcacattttagatcctttttccttcttaatattacgcgttagatctaaggcatcaacggatcagattgattctataaaactggttccgtgttgcattatagaaggtggttgtatgcattacagggttattattgacatttgacggaaaagtaactgccacattttggtatctgcgaataatgcaccacatggtcacgagtaatgcatataattgactatataatgcacaatatgtgaactgcaatgcatacgaataagatgtaccatgttatgatgtttggacacacgtttcttgtttcccctaagggtttaataagcttagggactagggtatagtacgtagacacgtatgtaatcttcacatggtaacgagtaatggatataattgactatataatgcacaatttgtgaactgcaatgcatacgaacaagatgtgctgtgttatgatgtttgacacacgtttcttgtttcccctaagggtttaataagcttaggggctagggtatagtacgtacgcattaataacaaattataaaacgatacgaataattcaccaaattgtcatgagtaatggatgttattaactatataatgcacaatatgcgaactgcaatgcatacgaataagatgtaccatgttatgatgtttgacacacgtttcttgtttctcctaagggtttaataagcttaggggctagggtatagtacgtagacattactaacaaattgttgttattggaatatacgtatgtgcattatttggtttaggtagtgcattatgtagctgttaattgtcattatctcagtatattatgcattattagaggtattgtgtatatgggttaatcaacggattgaagattacatacgtgcatttagtaatgtctacgtactataccctagcccctaagcttattaaacccttaggagaaacaagaaacgtgtgtcaaacatcataacatggtacatcttattcgtatgcattgcagttcacatattgtgcattatatagttaataacatccattactcgtgacaatttggtgaattattcgtatcgttttataatttgttattaatgcgtacgtactataccctagcccctaagcttattaaacccttaggggaaacaagaaacgtgtgtcaaacatcataacacatcacatcttgttcgtatgcattgcagttcacaaattgtgcattatatagtcaaatatatccattactcgttaccatgtgaagattacatacatgtctacgtactataccctagcccctaagcttattaaacccttaggggaaacaagaaacgtgtgtcaaacatcataacacaacacatcttgttcgtatgcattgcagttcacatattgtgcattatataggcaattatatgcattactcgtgaccatgtggtgcattattcgtagcggtttccagccattattagattactattgtacctcataatgcacaaaataggacaaataatgcaacacgggattaattacccaatgttgatcttgaccgtccatttctctaatctaatggctgatattaagaaggaaaaaggaggaaatataggaaaagaaaatgaatacatcccatGTGGGTAATGTCAATAAATATATACTTTGAATGTTATTGAGAAagaggagggagtataaaattaataaaaatgggtTCGGGCCCAATCTATGCTCTACCTTAGTAAGGATTGATGTACATGTATTATGAGTGGATAGAAATGAAAAGTATAGTAAATTGATATAGATAGAATAATGTGGGTAATGTCAATAAATATAtactttttcaaaatttgttgtTGGCAAGACTTGAACCAATGATCTCTTCTCTATATACCAACACTTTTACCACTCCACCATATGACCATTTTGAAATAATAAGAACATTAATTATTCTTAtacactaaaaatgatatttttaatccacataaaataataattcattttgattttatattattttaagaaattgttaattataatatattttttaattatgttttaataATCACTAGATTTTTGcaatatatgagtttgtaattacacataaatttaatatgttttatatgtaaatataatttattattacttaatattaatatttttcttgtaccatatactccctccgttccatagtaatagagtcattttgtcattttggtacgttccatagtaatagagtcatttccctttttagtaaaagtcaacacattttttccacatctactttactctctcttacttttttctctcttcatctctctagctttttcattttccactttattctccatttacttaactcacctaacacaatttttcttaatctccctgccgaaaagaaacgccttcattactatggaacggagggagtatttaactTATATACACTAACcattgatattaatatttttacataaaattaCTAATGATTCATGTTTAATTATTACttaatagtataatattattttgttcaatACACTTTTTTTAGTTACAATgaaatttatctatttatatataaaatattaaattttttatctacaataactaatgaatcatatatttatttttatttaccaacaaaaatatttatgaaatttattcatttactactaaattttaatatttatattaattatatgtaaatttaatatattttgtatattgtatacttaattatatgtatttgcaacagtaaaacggttcgaCCAGTGATTGAACCGGTTAAACCATGAACCAGTAGCTTTGCTGGTTTGCCGACCGATTTGGTTTTTAAAATATTGCTTTTGACCCAATCATTCTCTCTATTAAAGACGGGTGTTAGTGTCCTACTTTTTTATCACTTATTTACACATTGGGCTTTATTTTAGCccaaaaaagaattttttttaactctTTGCTTGCATTTATTTCTCCTTACATGAAATACATAATCATACAAAATGATATTCCACATTAATTTCTCTTCAAAGTAGAGCATAAAAAAACGTTAATGATACTAGTCCACAATACTATTTCCATTCTCCATTCTACAAAAGCGGTTTTTTCACGCAACACAACTATAGTACTATGGTTTCCATTCTCATTTTTCAGTGTACATAAAAATGCAAGATTTTAAAGATGTTAATTTCTGGAATTTTCTCCATTCTCATTTTCACCCTTGTTAATTTCTGGAATCTATCTCCCATTCTAAGAACCAAATATAACATATTAACAccataaataaaaatcaaacaaacagaTAATGAAAAAAGAGCTTTCTCGAGAAAATGTTGGACTAAATCTTCCATAATTTTGACTTTCATTTCTTCACAAATCTTTCAAACAGATACAGCAATCTCTACAAAAACTACAAacaatagttttttttataaaagaaacATACTAAAACGAAGTTAAAGCATAACTTCATTTCCACAAACACACAACAGAAACCAACTAACTATCTTCATCCATCACGGCATCTGAAAACTCCCCGCCGGCGGATACACATAAACCGTGAGCAACGAAATCACAATGCAAACCAGCCCCGACCACAGATACACAATCGTCGGTATCTTCCCCTTCTTCCCCATCATCCCCTTCGCAAACGGATACAAATGCGACAGCACCCAAAAGCTGAAAAACACTCCCCCCACCAGCCTGCTCCACTGCGGGAACGGACTATACACCGTCCTCgacaccgccaccgccaccgctaTCGCATTGAACATAATAATCGTCATCGGCGGTACCATCAGCGTCGTCCACCGGAACTCATACAGCTCCGCAAACTCCTCCTCCCCGTCCTCCCCCACCCCCGACTTCGACGTCAGGGTGAACGAGATCTCGATCCCCGCGATCACCTTCAGCAGACCCTGCACCACCGCCGCCGGATGCGCGCTCGTCCCTCCGATCAGCCAGAACTGCTCGTTCCGCCACCAATCATGCAGCGTTATCCCTGACCATCGGATTTCTAATAAAGcaagtaaacacaatgtcaCCGTGATCGTCAATAGCATTGCTAGAAACGTCACATCGAGCGTCGCAACGATGAATTCGCCGGAGAAGAGCGAGAGCGCCGGAAGGAGGCAGTAGACTACGAGGAAAATTGATGTGAAAGGATATATTCCGACGTTGAAGTACGCGATCCGCTGGAGGAATTTCATCCGTGGAGACGCGAAAATCGCGTTGTTTCGCGAGAAGAAGATCTCGACGGAGCCGGTGGCCCACCGGAGGACCTGGATTAGCCGGTCGGTGAGGTTGATCGGAGCAGTTCCGCGGAAGGCGTCGCGCTTGGTGACGCAGTAGACTGAGCGCCATCCTCGGTTGTGCATTCTGTATCCTGTCACGACGTCTTCTGTCACCGAACCGTAGATCCATCCTACTCTCTTCCCCCACTCTGTTTTGTCCTCGTAGAAGCACGTAATCACGCTGACAGCCTCTGCTAGTGCTGACGCGTCTAACGGCTCTCTTTGTACTGCGAGAGAGCCTGACGGGCGTCCGAGGCAGCCTTTGCCTCGGAGCTCGTGGATGAGCCTCCCGCCGAACTCGGCCACTCCAATCGAGTCGATTAGAGTGGTTGAGTTTCCAAATTGTTTTGAAAGggagcttcttgtggcttcgtcGTTGTCGTTGTCGCCGTTGCTGTTTATGGGGATGAGTATTTCATTTTCCTCATTCTCTAGCTGTTGCTTGTTTTTGGTGCGGAGGAGTTGCTTGCGGTGCTTGCGGCGGCCAAACCAGCCGAGGTGCTCGGTGGCGCGGGGCGGGCTGAAGCCGTATAAGGCTATGCGTCGGAAGATGCAGCCTGTGCCGACGTACATGGGGCCCTGGAGGCCGTCGAGGGCGCGCATGCTGACGTCGAAGAAGACTGTGTTGTGGTTGGCGTAGCGGTCGTTGGGGTCGATGCCTTCGAATCTTTGGGGGAACTGGACATAGCATATCTTGTCGCCGCCCCGATCGAGCATGAAGCACATGCCTTCGCGGATGGCGGTCGAGTTGTAGACGTAGTGGTCGCAGTCAAGGTTGAGGATGAAGGCGCCATTCGACATGATCGCGCTGGCACGGACTAATGCATTCATGGCGCCAGCTTTTTTGTTGTGGTCGAACCCCGGCCGCTTCTCGCGGGAGACATAGACTAGCATTGGAGTCCGGATGTCCACGTCTGTCGTGTCGATGAGGTTCTCGTCATCGGCCTCTTGCCCGAATTGCTGCTCTGGGCTAGCCGGAACAAGCATAATCTAtaacaacaaacaaaatcaaaatatcaGAATCAAAACACAAGCTGAACTCCAACTAGCAAGTAGGGCTACTattgaaaaacaagtaaaattaaaactaatataactaGTTACACCAGAGTATTATTTGAGACAACATATGTGCATCAAAAAGAAGTTGAAACTAGCAAGTACTAGTAGTTACCTGTA from Salvia splendens isolate huo1 chromosome 9, SspV2, whole genome shotgun sequence includes:
- the LOC121747883 gene encoding probable galacturonosyltransferase-like 7, which gives rise to MLWIMRFSGFFSAAMVMIVLSPSLQSFHPAEAIRSSHGGDSDSNFDSKSYLRLPTSAAEKFTFRRAPVFRNAGDCRASRLGESSVCDPSLVHVAITLDLEYLRGSIAAVHSVLQHSKCPESVFFHFLVSETSLESVVRSTFPELKFKVYYFDPERVRNLISSSVRQALEQPLNYARNYLADLLEACVNRVIYLDSDLVVVDDISKLWSTELGKKTIGAPEYCHANFTKYFTEHFWSRPAFSGVFSGRNPCYFNTGVMVIDLARWRRLGYTRRIERWMEIQKTSASRIYELGSLPPFLLVFAGQVAPIEHRWNQHGLGGDNVRGSCRDLHAGPVSLLHWSGSGKPWLRLDSKQPCPLDSLWAPFDLYGH
- the LOC121747882 gene encoding cellulose synthase-like protein D5, which encodes MMKPNSPTSSPVTITVTSTDGSRSAGLTSPKLRRQSISNNNNASPLSDNHRYSSGGRRLAFSKESADEFVAYTVQIPSTPENRPLTDSHGSPPLCSGKNSIIKDAIFTGGFNSVTKAHMGKSSDGIPSATKSKSVCGMDGCDEKAAGGSFKSYCDCGFTICRDCYLDCGGHCPGCKELYKGESEEEAEAEAEEEEDQANPLPEWGKGARLDKNLSVVQSFKNTNHDFDHTRWLFETKGTYGYGNALWPTNGYEFGRENGGRYETPPDFTDKRNRPLTRKVAISAAILSPYRLLIAIRLIVLACFLTWRIMHPNSQAIWLWLMSVICEIWFAFSWLLDQLPKLCPVKRVTDLAVLKDRFESSEPNLRNPKKFSDLPGIDVFVSTADADKEPPLVTANTILSILAVDYPVEKVACYLSDDGGSLVTFEAVAEAASFARIWVPFCRKHKIEPRNPEAYFGQKRDPLKNKVRLDFVRDRRRVKREYDEFKVRINALPETIRRRSDAYNAQAELRAKKEVELGEGGLPEAVKVPKATWMADGSHWHGAWPSAEDGHSRGDHEGIIQIMLVPASPEQQFGQEADDENLIDTTDVDIRTPMLVYVSREKRPGFDHNKKAGAMNALVRASAIMSNGAFILNLDCDHYVYNSTAIREGMCFMLDRGGDKICYVQFPQRFEGIDPNDRYANHNTVFFDVSMRALDGLQGPMYVGTGCIFRRIALYGFSPPRATEHLGWFGRRKHRKQLLRTKNKQQLENEENEILIPINSNGDNDNDEATRSSLSKQFGNSTTLIDSIGVAEFGGRLIHELRGKGCLGRPSGSLAVQREPLDASALAEAVSVITCFYEDKTEWGKRVGWIYGSVTEDVVTGYRMHNRGWRSVYCVTKRDAFRGTAPINLTDRLIQVLRWATGSVEIFFSRNNAIFASPRMKFLQRIAYFNVGIYPFTSIFLVVYCLLPALSLFSGEFIVATLDVTFLAMLLTITVTLCLLALLEIRWSGITLHDWWRNEQFWLIGGTSAHPAAVVQGLLKVIAGIEISFTLTSKSGVGEDGEEEFAELYEFRWTTLMVPPMTIIMFNAIAVAVAVSRTVYSPFPQWSRLVGGVFFSFWVLSHLYPFAKGMMGKKGKIPTIVYLWSGLVCIVISLLTVYVYPPAGSFQMP